A single Acidimicrobiia bacterium DNA region contains:
- a CDS encoding Ku protein, whose translation MRPIWKGAISFGLVTIPVGLYTATEDKRPRFRQLRSGDHARIKYKRVADSDGEEVPYEDIVKGFEFEKDRYVVFTDDELEAALKAKGSGMVDVVQFVKSEEIDPIYYRASYYLAPEKTGVKAYRILLSALEDKGMVGLAKVAIRDREYPATLRADEGVLVMETMFWPDEIREPAFEALEEEITVRPEEVKMAQMIIDNLTAPFDPNDWIDVSREAVEELAQRKLDGQEIVSSAEASQPAGVVDLMEALKASVEATKAKRKAG comes from the coding sequence GTCGGGCTCTACACCGCCACTGAGGACAAGCGCCCCAGGTTCCGTCAGTTGCGATCGGGCGACCATGCGCGGATCAAGTACAAGCGGGTCGCGGATTCCGACGGGGAGGAGGTCCCCTACGAAGACATCGTCAAGGGCTTCGAGTTCGAGAAGGATCGCTATGTCGTGTTCACTGACGACGAACTGGAGGCCGCCCTCAAGGCAAAGGGCTCGGGCATGGTGGATGTCGTCCAGTTCGTGAAGTCCGAGGAGATCGACCCCATCTATTACCGGGCCTCCTACTACCTCGCTCCTGAGAAGACCGGCGTCAAGGCATATCGCATCCTCCTTTCTGCCCTGGAGGACAAAGGCATGGTCGGTTTGGCGAAGGTCGCCATCCGCGACCGCGAGTACCCGGCCACCCTCCGCGCCGACGAGGGGGTGCTGGTGATGGAGACCATGTTCTGGCCCGACGAGATCCGTGAGCCGGCGTTCGAGGCACTCGAAGAGGAGATCACGGTCCGGCCAGAGGAGGTCAAGATGGCGCAGATGATCATCGACAACCTCACCGCACCATTCGATCCGAACGACTGGATCGATGTCTCCCGCGAAGCCGTCGAGGAACTGGCGCAGCGGAAGCTAGACGGCCAGGAGATCGTGAGTTCAGCCGAGGCGAGCCAGCCTGCGGGGGTCGTCGACCTGATGGAAGCCCTCAAGGCGAGCGTCGAAGCCACCAAGGCCAAACGCAAGGCGGGGTAA
- a CDS encoding EamA family transporter, with product MPTDAPNRLTLAAFSATVLIGGVNFVAVRYSNRELEPLFGAGLRFAAAALLFLGFIALRRIGLPRGKQLVVAAIYGVLAFTVTYAAAYWALQELSAGVAAVVFGATPLITIMLAALHGLERVTRRGLLGSLVAIVGIGVLANPGSDSVPLLRLGAVLLASAAAAESSVVVKLVPPTHQVATNATAMGIGSALLLGLSALSGEAWAVPQSAQTRVALGYLVVVGSVGLFALFLFTLGRWTASAVAYVTPLMPVVALVAGAVIAGEEITVAGVVGGAIVIAGVWIGVLWRPRRRETLKPQPAET from the coding sequence GTGCCGACAGATGCGCCCAACCGTCTCACCCTCGCAGCATTCTCAGCTACCGTCTTGATCGGTGGGGTCAACTTCGTCGCAGTCCGGTACTCCAACCGCGAGCTCGAACCGCTATTCGGGGCGGGACTCCGTTTCGCGGCGGCAGCACTGCTTTTTCTGGGCTTCATCGCCTTGCGCAGGATCGGTTTACCGCGCGGCAAACAGCTGGTGGTGGCCGCCATCTACGGCGTGCTGGCGTTCACCGTCACCTACGCCGCCGCCTACTGGGCGCTACAGGAATTATCGGCCGGCGTCGCTGCGGTGGTGTTTGGGGCGACGCCCCTGATCACGATCATGCTGGCGGCCCTGCACGGCCTGGAGCGGGTCACCCGGCGCGGCCTCCTCGGCTCCCTGGTCGCCATCGTGGGGATCGGGGTACTCGCCAATCCCGGTAGTGACTCGGTGCCGTTGCTCCGCCTTGGAGCCGTTCTACTTGCCTCGGCGGCAGCGGCCGAGTCGTCAGTGGTCGTCAAGCTGGTGCCTCCGACGCACCAGGTCGCGACCAACGCCACGGCAATGGGCATCGGGTCGGCGTTGTTATTGGGCTTGTCGGCGCTCTCCGGTGAGGCTTGGGCGGTCCCCCAGTCGGCGCAGACCCGGGTGGCGCTCGGATACCTGGTGGTGGTCGGCTCGGTGGGCTTGTTTGCCCTCTTCCTCTTCACGCTGGGTCGGTGGACGGCATCGGCGGTGGCCTATGTGACCCCGCTGATGCCGGTGGTGGCACTGGTAGCCGGGGCCGTGATAGCCGGAGAGGAGATCACTGTTGCCGGCGTCGTCGGCGGTGCCATCGTCATCGCCGGGGTATGGATCGGGGTGCTGTGGAGACCCAGACGGCGTGAAACCCTCAAACCCCAACCCGCGGAGACCTGA
- the ligD gene encoding non-homologous end-joining DNA ligase, protein MRPPPYAPMLATPWPKAFSDDGWLFEPKWDGIRGVVTWDTESAEIHTRRGTEVSSRYPELTRLEGLPPCVLDGEIVVLGDAGVPSFERLQQRMNRLGPRATAHPVSFIAFDLLHFDGGPLTTEPLEARIERLASLALPAPYARIEPTEGDGLSLWTVVAERDLEGMVAKRLGSRYRPGTRSPDWRKIHNLHTARVVVGGFTAGDGGRAPTFGALLLGLPAEGALRWVGAVGSGFSDEALSVIRTALDEMRSERSPFHPDPEIPAATWVEPNLVAAVGYRNWTAAGRLRHPVFKGFTDDDPEEITWDGERPL, encoded by the coding sequence GTGAGGCCCCCTCCCTACGCGCCGATGCTGGCCACCCCGTGGCCGAAGGCCTTCTCTGATGACGGGTGGCTGTTCGAGCCAAAATGGGACGGGATCCGGGGAGTGGTCACTTGGGATACCGAATCTGCCGAGATTCACACTCGCCGCGGTACCGAAGTCTCCTCTCGCTATCCGGAGCTAACCCGGCTGGAAGGTCTGCCGCCTTGTGTTCTCGATGGTGAAATCGTCGTTCTGGGCGATGCCGGGGTCCCCTCGTTCGAGAGGCTCCAACAGCGGATGAACCGGCTCGGCCCCAGGGCAACGGCGCATCCGGTCTCGTTCATCGCATTCGACCTTCTCCATTTCGACGGTGGCCCGCTGACAACCGAGCCGCTGGAAGCACGGATCGAGCGGCTCGCTTCGCTCGCGCTGCCTGCTCCCTACGCACGGATCGAGCCGACCGAGGGAGACGGCCTCAGCCTCTGGACCGTCGTGGCCGAGCGCGATCTGGAAGGGATGGTGGCCAAACGGCTGGGAAGCCGCTATCGGCCCGGCACTCGCTCTCCCGACTGGCGCAAGATCCACAACCTTCACACCGCCCGCGTTGTCGTCGGCGGGTTCACCGCTGGAGACGGTGGTCGGGCCCCGACGTTCGGTGCCTTGCTGCTGGGGCTGCCGGCCGAGGGAGCGCTGCGGTGGGTGGGTGCCGTCGGCTCCGGGTTCTCCGACGAGGCGCTGAGCGTGATTCGGACTGCCCTCGACGAGATGCGGTCTGAGCGGTCGCCGTTCCACCCCGATCCCGAGATCCCCGCAGCAACCTGGGTGGAACCGAATCTGGTGGCCGCCGTCGGTTACCGGAACTGGACCGCCGCCGGAAGGCTCCGCCATCCGGTCTTCAAGGGATTCACGGATGACGACCCGGAGGAGATCACCTGGGACGGCGAGCGGCCGTTGTGA
- a CDS encoding GatB/YqeY domain-containing protein, whose translation MSIHEELTAELRDAMRARDRNRLDVIRQIETEVSKARSEPGFKGEADDALYRSVIAAYIKKMDKARDEFRAVGERGQSTVEKLTFEIEYLARWLPTTLDEAATRKVVDIAIKELRASDAKQAGQVIGHIMKNGPLGMDGSLVSRLVREALEQG comes from the coding sequence ATGTCGATCCACGAAGAACTCACCGCCGAACTCAGGGACGCGATGCGTGCTCGAGACCGCAATCGCCTCGATGTGATCAGGCAGATCGAGACGGAGGTCTCCAAGGCGCGCAGTGAGCCCGGATTCAAGGGCGAGGCCGACGATGCGCTCTATCGATCGGTGATCGCGGCGTATATCAAGAAGATGGACAAGGCTCGCGACGAGTTCCGCGCCGTCGGCGAGAGGGGTCAGAGCACCGTCGAGAAGCTCACGTTCGAGATCGAATACCTGGCCCGATGGCTCCCGACGACCCTTGACGAGGCAGCGACCCGCAAGGTCGTCGACATCGCCATCAAGGAGCTCCGAGCCAGCGACGCCAAGCAAGCAGGCCAGGTGATCGGCCACATCATGAAGAACGGCCCGCTCGGGATGGATGGCTCGCTGGTGAGCCGCCTCGTTCGGGAGGCCCTGGAGCAGGGGTGA
- a CDS encoding WhiB family transcriptional regulator → MLTITDWRELSACRDSDPSLFFPIGTTGPAIDQIEAAKAICAQCPVQEECLNYALETNQEAGVWGGYAEDERRRLRKRWLAERRKRAS, encoded by the coding sequence ATGCTGACCATTACCGATTGGAGAGAGCTCTCCGCGTGTCGAGATTCCGACCCGAGCCTCTTCTTCCCGATCGGCACCACCGGACCCGCCATCGACCAGATCGAAGCCGCCAAGGCCATCTGCGCCCAGTGTCCCGTCCAGGAAGAGTGCCTGAATTACGCCCTGGAGACCAACCAGGAAGCTGGCGTCTGGGGTGGCTATGCCGAAGACGAGCGGCGACGGCTGCGCAAGCGCTGGCTCGCCGAACGCCGGAAGCGGGCCTCCTAA
- a CDS encoding DUF3107 family protein — protein MANTSNKTRVKIGITYAPREIDIDVADGDAFMAEFERVINGPDKVWWIDDQEGHRHGIVVDKVAYVDVEAPRERLVGFGS, from the coding sequence ATGGCCAACACCTCGAATAAGACGCGCGTCAAGATCGGGATCACCTACGCACCTCGCGAGATCGACATCGACGTTGCCGACGGGGATGCGTTCATGGCCGAATTCGAACGGGTGATCAACGGCCCGGACAAGGTGTGGTGGATCGACGATCAGGAGGGCCACCGCCACGGAATCGTGGTCGACAAGGTCGCCTACGTCGATGTCGAAGCCCCGCGCGAACGCCTCGTGGGGTTCGGTAGCTAA
- a CDS encoding Mrp/NBP35 family ATP-binding protein: protein MARDSELFGALSGVVDPDLRRPIGDLGLIREVTVGPSGVVAVGIAVPTPNWNAEPLGRLIAEVAKEQEGVEEVQVDVAFLDGAEQEVLAARLKGERTVGGAGSRTRVIAVASGKGGVGKSSVTTNTAVALARSGHDVAVIDADVWGYSIPRMLGIETPPQAVAGLIIPSGANGVRAISMDFFVPADQAVVWRGPMLHKALEQFLNDVYWDEPEFLLIDMPPGTGDVAISISQFLPRSQTVVVTTPQITAQRVAKRAAGMAEKVNQEVLGVIENMSWFTGDDGTRYEIFGSGGAESLAAELGVPLLGKIPLLPAMRAGADRGEPVAIAAPESEAAQAFDAIALKIVELRPRVRTHPELIIR, encoded by the coding sequence ATGGCAAGGGACTCAGAGCTGTTCGGCGCGCTTTCTGGCGTCGTCGATCCTGACCTGCGGCGGCCAATCGGCGACCTCGGCCTGATACGGGAGGTCACCGTCGGCCCGTCCGGCGTCGTCGCCGTGGGGATCGCCGTCCCGACCCCCAACTGGAACGCCGAGCCCCTGGGGCGCCTGATTGCCGAAGTGGCGAAGGAGCAGGAAGGCGTCGAGGAAGTCCAGGTCGACGTTGCCTTCCTCGATGGCGCGGAGCAGGAGGTGTTGGCGGCGAGGCTGAAGGGGGAGCGCACCGTGGGTGGTGCGGGCTCTCGAACCCGGGTGATCGCGGTGGCATCCGGTAAGGGTGGGGTGGGCAAGTCATCCGTCACCACCAACACCGCCGTCGCCCTTGCCCGGTCGGGGCACGACGTAGCGGTGATCGATGCCGACGTCTGGGGGTACTCGATCCCGCGGATGCTGGGCATCGAGACCCCACCCCAAGCCGTCGCCGGTCTGATCATCCCTTCAGGCGCCAACGGCGTTCGGGCGATATCGATGGACTTCTTCGTCCCCGCCGATCAGGCCGTGGTCTGGCGGGGGCCGATGCTCCACAAGGCGCTCGAGCAGTTCCTCAACGACGTGTATTGGGACGAGCCCGAGTTTCTGCTGATCGACATGCCGCCGGGAACCGGGGATGTGGCCATCTCGATCTCGCAGTTCCTTCCCCGGTCGCAGACGGTCGTGGTCACGACCCCACAGATCACCGCACAGCGGGTCGCCAAGAGGGCGGCGGGGATGGCGGAGAAGGTGAACCAGGAGGTCCTGGGAGTCATCGAGAACATGTCATGGTTCACCGGTGACGACGGGACCCGATATGAGATATTCGGTTCCGGGGGCGCCGAATCGCTCGCCGCGGAGCTAGGGGTCCCGCTGCTGGGCAAGATCCCGCTTCTCCCGGCCATGCGCGCCGGTGCCGACCGCGGCGAGCCGGTGGCCATCGCCGCCCCCGAATCGGAAGCCGCCCAAGCCTTCGACGCGATCGCGCTGAAGATCGTCGAACTGCGGCCCCGCGTAAGAACGCACCCTGAGTTGATCATTCGCTAG